DNA sequence from the Paenibacillus physcomitrellae genome:
TGGGCGCCAACTATATGCAAATTCCGGTCAACTGTCCTTATGCGCCGGTGCGGAATCATCAGCGTGACGGACAGATGAATGTGAATCAGGATCCTTCGCCGATCAACTTTGAGCCGAACAGTTACACAGAGAGCGTGAAAGAAGATCCGGCTTACAAGGAGAGCGTAATGCCGCTCAGCGGGCAGGCCGGACGCGAAAGAATCGAGAAAACGGACGATTTTACCCAGGCAGGGGAGTTGTACCGCAGCTACACAGATGTCGAGAAAGACCATCTGATCAGCAATATCGTAGGCGACTTGAAGCAGACGAATGAGAAAATCCAGCTTCGGGCGATCTGCAACTTCTTCCGCGCAGACGTGCAGTATGGTATGCGGATTGCTCAAGCGATGGGCGTCGACATCGGAGGATTTATGCCTTCCAACATGCCGCGTTAATTCACGCGTTAATTGAATAGATAGCACAGCCAAAACGTTTAGGCCGCCCCATCGGTCTGAACGTTTTTTTATTAGGGAAAGGGAGGATCTCACTATTTTTAAAATGATCCATAAGAAACTGGAGGTTTCAGGCTTCCATAACGTTCTTCCCCTTCCGCCCTCTCAGGTTGACGCCTCGAATGCAGGGGAATAAGATAGTTATAACTTTACCGGGTACCCGGGATGGATTCTTATTTCATAATCTAACTTGAAGGTTACATAGGAGGCGACAACAGCATGGCGGCAAGGCGGAGGGTTACTTCAGAAGATTTGTACGAATTAACTTGGGTTTCGGGATTAAGCGTACATCCTGCGACCGGGGAAGTAGTATACGGAGTCAAGAAGGTCAATAATGAACATACGGGTTACCTCACTCATTTCCGCAAGCTGGATAAGGAGGGCAATGACCGGGTTTATACCTCCGGAGAAACGGACGGTGCTCCTGTCTGGTCCCCGGACGGAACCAAGCTGGCTTTTATCAGAAAATATAAAGATCATCCTCAGATCTGGATTCTGCCTCATGAGGGCGGGGAAGCAGCCGTAGTAACAGAGGCGCCTTATGGCGTGGAAGGCTTCATTTGGTCGCCTGACAGCCGATCCCTGTTATTCAAACAGCCTGTAGGAGGACCGGAAGAAGTCAAAGCCGAGGACAAGGCTAATCGGGTTGTAGTCAGCAAGCGCACAAAGCCTAAATCCGACGGCAGCGGCGAATGGGACGGCCGTTACCGCCATCTGCACCGCATCGGGCTGGAAGATGGAGCGGTTCAGCAGCTGACGGAGGGGAACTTCGATGTCGGAAGCATGGCCTGTGCCCCGGATGGCAGCAAGTTAGTGTTTACGGCTACGATTCCAACGAATCCTCATACGGATCCCGATCTGGAGCTGACGAACGACCTGTTCGAACTGGCGGCCGAGGGAGGTTCGCCGCGCCGGTTAACCTCTTCGCAATATGACATACATTTGGCGGTTTATTCGCCGGACGGCCGGGAGATTGTCTTCTTGGGCGACGATCTGTCCTACAGCAATGCCACACTGGTTCAGCTCTACCGGATGCCGGCAGCCGGCGGGGAAGTCACCTGCGTAACCGCAGGGCTTGATCTGATGATCTCAGCGGCGGCAGTCAGCGATATGCGGGGCAGCACATTCTATAAACCTGTATTTAGTCCGGACGGAAAACAGGTCTACACGCTTGTCACCATTAAAGGCAGCGTCCACCTGTACAGCTTTGCCCTGGACGGAAGCCGCGCTCCGGAAGCTTTGACGCAGGGTGAACGCGATCTGTTCGGATTTGCGTTAGACCCGTCTACGGGAAGCTTTGTGATTGCTGCGGCTGATCCTCTGCAGCCGGGAGATCTGTTCCGGCTTGACCCGGTAACAGGCGAAGAGAAACGTCTTACGGAGCTGAATAAGGAGCTGCTGGCCGGACTGGAATTGAGCGAGCCGGAAAGCTTCTGGTTTGAGGCTTCCGACGGCGAGCAGGTTCAGGGCTGGATCATGAAGCCCGCCGGCTTCACAGAGGGCGGCAAATATCCGGCTGTGCTCGAAATCCATGGCGGTCCGCACGCCATGTACGCTCACACTTTTATGCATGAGTTCCAGCTGCTCGCCTCCCAGGGTTATGCAGTTGTGTACAGTAATCCGAGGGGCAGCCACGGCTATGGTCAGCTGTTTGTGGATGCCTGCCGGGGCGATTATGGCGGCCGGGACTATCAGGATCTGATGGAGCTGACGGATTATGCGACCGACCATTATTCCTTTATCGACGCGGACCGCTGGGTTGTCACGGGCGGAAGCTACGGCGGATTTATGACCAACTGGATCGTCGGTCACACGAACCGCTTCAAAGCCG
Encoded proteins:
- a CDS encoding S9 family peptidase; this translates as MAARRRVTSEDLYELTWVSGLSVHPATGEVVYGVKKVNNEHTGYLTHFRKLDKEGNDRVYTSGETDGAPVWSPDGTKLAFIRKYKDHPQIWILPHEGGEAAVVTEAPYGVEGFIWSPDSRSLLFKQPVGGPEEVKAEDKANRVVVSKRTKPKSDGSGEWDGRYRHLHRIGLEDGAVQQLTEGNFDVGSMACAPDGSKLVFTATIPTNPHTDPDLELTNDLFELAAEGGSPRRLTSSQYDIHLAVYSPDGREIVFLGDDLSYSNATLVQLYRMPAAGGEVTCVTAGLDLMISAAAVSDMRGSTFYKPVFSPDGKQVYTLVTIKGSVHLYSFALDGSRAPEALTQGERDLFGFALDPSTGSFVIAAADPLQPGDLFRLDPVTGEEKRLTELNKELLAGLELSEPESFWFEASDGEQVQGWIMKPAGFTEGGKYPAVLEIHGGPHAMYAHTFMHEFQLLASQGYAVVYSNPRGSHGYGQLFVDACRGDYGGRDYQDLMELTDYATDHYSFIDADRWVVTGGSYGGFMTNWIVGHTNRFKAAVTQRSISNWISFYGVSDIGYFFTEMEIGGGNPWEHTEMLWKHSPLAYVQQVDTPLLILHGEEDLRCPIEQGEQLFTALKRLGKTAELVRFPGASHDLSRTGRPILRVERLNRIAGWFNQYLESQV